A genomic region of Cotesia glomerata isolate CgM1 linkage group LG9, MPM_Cglom_v2.3, whole genome shotgun sequence contains the following coding sequences:
- the LOC123272223 gene encoding uncharacterized protein LOC123272223, with product MIIIYYAVHVEKKASELVKQQTNARNDPSADVSDREDNYSDNNDNNDQADNDSNTTATDLPLSLSFRSMSFDSEPEASQSSSGSQVSAATQLPVINHALELLNQSPIPSKKLNDNQFLNNKINRVSDSLKKVLLSSSDEESIDDDGENFRSLIKMLYDKFNDKETDKSLNIQILILLPVKWSERRICETMNTSRHLSRVAKNLVEETGLLSTPESKLGRTITDQVKLKVENFYNDDEYSAQMPGMKDFVSIRSDDGNRIHVQKRLILSNLKELYQCFCEINPAERIGFSKFASLRPKHCVLAGASGTHTICVCTIHQNVKLMMLGANIYSLTRNTEKPIKHYSDYLSMIICENPSFQCYLGGCKNCPGVDELSKILLKCFEDREIENITYKYWISKPRSSLETIIKPTEEFVEKFCSELEILLPHSFIAKEQAQFLKTLKETLKPNEYVIICDFAENYAFVVQNAAAGFHWNNNQATVFPVVIYYKSK from the exons atgataattatttattatgcagTTCATGTCGAAAAAAAAGCTTCAGAGTTAGTGAAGCAACAAACAAATGCTCGTAATGATCCTAGTGCTGATGTAAGTGACCGTGAAGACAACTATAGTGACAATAATGACAACAATGATCAGGCTGATAATGATAGTAATACAACTGCCACGGATCTCCCATTATCCTTATCATTcc gttcCATGTCATTTGATAGCGAACCCGAAGCATCACAATCAAGCTCAGGATCCCAAGTTAGCGCTGCAACTCAATTACCCGTAATAAACCATGCATTAGAATTGTTAAATCAATCACCGATTCCATCGAAGAAATTGaatgataatcaatttttgaacaataaaataaatcgggTATCCGACAGCTTGAAAAAAGTTTTGCTTTCTTCTTCAGATGAAGAATCGATTGATGACGATGGTGAAAATTTTCGCTCTCTAATTAAAATGTTGTATGATAAATTCAACGATAAAGAAACTGATAAGTCTTTGaatatacaaattttaatattattacctGTAAAATGGAGTGAGAGACGTATTTGTGAAACTATGAATACATCAAGACATTTGTCAAGAGTAGCAAAAAATTTGGTTGAAGAAACGGGTTTACTTTCTACACCTGAATCGAAATTAG GGAGGACAATTACTGATcaggtaaaattaaaagttgaaaatttttacaacgaTGATGAGTATAGTGCTCAAATGCCCGGTATGAAAGACTTTGTATCAATTCGAAGTGATGATGGTAATCGGATACACGTCCAAAAAAGACTTATCCTGTCTAACTTAAAAGAATTATACCAATGTTTCTGTGAAATAAATCCTGCTGAGAGAAttggattttcaaaattcgctTCTTTGCGACCAAAACATTGTGTGTTAGCAGGGGCAAGTGGAACACACACCATCTGCGTGTGTACGATTCATCAAAACGTGAAGTTAATGATGCTtg gtgcaaatatttattctttgaCAAGGAACACAGAAAAGCCCATTAAACACTACAGCGATTACTTGAGCATGATTATATGTGAAAATCCATCTTTTCAGTGTTATTTAGGTGGATGTAAAAACTGTCCTGGGGTCGATGAGttgagtaaaattttactaaaatgtTTTGAGGACCGGGAAATCGAGaatattacatataaatattggATATCAAAACCGAGAAGTAGTTTAGAAACTATTATTAAGCCTACAGAAGAATttgtggaaaaattttgtagtgAGTTAGAAATTCTTCTACCTCATTCGTTCATTGCTAAGGAGCAAGCCCAATTCTTGAAGACATTGAAAGAAACATTGAAACCAAACGAATACGTTATTATTTGTGATTTTGCAGAAAATTATGCCTTCGTAGTACAAAATGCGGCAGCTGGTTTTCACTGGAATAATAATCAGGCAACAGTTTTTCCAgtcgttatttattataaaagtaaataa
- the LOC123271930 gene encoding protein O-mannosyl-transferase Tmtc3 (The sequence of the model RefSeq protein was modified relative to this genomic sequence to represent the inferred CDS: added 192 bases not found in genome assembly), with product MGVPARGVLATFVAAAAFAIYSNSLGCGFVFDDISAIKDNRDLRPHTPLRNVFYNDFWGTPMYKEQSHKSYRPFCVLTFRWNYLIHQLDPMGYHLLNVILHIAVCILYFRTCLMFLSDLASFVSALLFAIHPVHTEAVTGVVGRAETLSSLFYLGAFIMYTKACKSKRTTAWRPMMMSMLCVFIAMLCKEQGITATAVCVVYEIFVVQKVKAIDIFLTIKSTFGGNKINPTWSGEGTKRLAALTLVTFSLLILRLNVMGSRLPVFTRFDNPASVAPTPTRQLTYNYLAAVNLRLLFLPSDLCCDWTMGTIPLIESLLDIRNLATLAAHGMIIGLLIVAILTRNRKTSIIIIISLALMILPFLPASNLFFPVGFVIAERVLYAPSMGFCMLVGHGWSILSEKRYSKLSTILLIILLLSHSVKTFVRNNDWVDEYSIFMSGLKVNVQNAKLFNNVGHALESQSRYKEALDYFNEAVRVQGDDIGAHINVGRTYNHLKMFKEAEDAYLKAKSLLPKAKPGESYQARIAPNHLNVFVNLANLIAKNSTRLEEADLLYRQAISMRADYTQAYINRGDVLIKMNRTKEAQEVYERALFYDSNNPDIYYNLGVVFLEQGKASQALAYLDKALEFDPEHEQALLNSAILLQELGREELRKVARERLLKLLRKDPNNERLHFNLGMLAMDDHDVASAERWFKNAVALKEDFRSALFNLALLLAEEQRPLEAVMFLNQLVRFHPDHIKGLILLGDIYINNLKDFNAAENCYRKILQLDPKNIQGLHNLCVVMVERGQLYLSAQCLEKAAAMAPEQDYIRKHLSIVKSRLNRLPPEQRDTGEVFDDSFLNDNNNNNNNNNNNNNNNNNNNNNNNNNNRNSNNNNNNLINGPNNINGPSIIPKQTHVHGNILSTKEERLT from the exons GAACAATCGCACAAGTCATACAGACCATTTTGCGTTCTTACATTTCGTTGGAATTACCTGATCCACCAATTAGATCCAATGGgatatcatttattaaatgttatacTACATATTGCTGTTTGTATACTTTATTTCag AACCTGTCTGATGTTTTTATCAGACTTGGCAAGTTTTGTATCGGCATTACTATTTGCCATACATCCAGTACACACAGAAGCCGTAACCGGTGTTGTAGGAAGAGCTGAAACACTGTCTTCCCTTTTTTATTTAGGTGCCTTTATTATGTACACAAAGGCTTGTAAAAGCAAACGTACTACAG CCTGGAGACCAATGATGATGTCAATGCTTTGTGTATTTATTGCAATGTTGTGCAAAGAGCAAGGAATTACTGCAACAGCAGTGTGTGTTGTGTATGAAATATTTGTTGTCCAAAAAGTAAAAGCAATAGACATATTCTTAACAATAAAATCGACATTCGgaggtaataaaataaatccaaCGTGGTCTGGTGAGGGTACTAAACGTTTAGCAGCATTAACACTTGTTACATTTAGTCTCCTAATATTAAGATTAAATGTTATGGGTTCACGTTTACCAGTATTTACAAG aTTTGACAATCCTGCGTCTGTAGCACCAACTCCAACGCGACAATTAACGTACAATTACTTAGCAGCTGTTAATTTAAgactattatttttaccgAGTGATTTATGCTGTGATTGGACGATGGGTACAATACCATTAATTGAAAGTTTGTTAGATATACGTAATTTAGCAACGTTAGCGGCACACGGAATGATTATTGGACTATTGATTGTCGCAATATTAACACGTAATCGTAAAACGtcaatcattattataataagtttAGCATTGATGATCCTGCCATTTCTACCAGCGTCAAATCTATTTTTTCCTGTTGGTTTCGTTATTGCTGAACGAGTTCTTTACGCTCCGTCGATGGGTTTTTGTATGCTCGTTGGTCATGGATGGAGTATTCTTTCTGAAAAGAG atattCAAAACTATCAACAAtcttactaattattttactactGTCTCATTCAGTAAAAACATTTGTACGGAACAATGATTGGGTTGATGAGTACTCAATTTTTATGTCAGGTCTTAAAGTAAACGTACAAAATGCAAAGTTGTTTAATAACGTTGGCCATGCATTAGAAAGCCAAAGTCGGTACAAAGAAGCCTTGGATTACTTCAACGAAGCAGTTAGGGTACAAGGCGACGATATAGGCGCTCACATAAACGTCGGAAGAACATATAATCATCTTAAAATGTTCAAAGAAGCGGAAGACGCTTATCTCAAG GCTAAGTCGCTGTTGCCAAAAGCAAAGCCTGGAGAATCTTACCAGGCACGTATAGCGCCTAACCATCTTAATGTTTTTGTCAATTTGGCTAATTTAATAGCCAAAAATTCAACGCGTTTGGAAGAAGCTGACTTGCTTTACAGGCAGGCTATCAGCATGCGGGCTGATTACACTCAGGCGTATATTAATCGCGGTGATGttttgattaaaatgaatCGAACTAAAGAAGCGCAAGAAGTTTATGAACGCGCGCTTTTTTATGATAGTAATAATCCAGATATCTATTACAAT ttGGGTGTTGTATTTCTGGAACAAGGAAAAGCGTCACAAGCATTAGCATACTTGGACAAGGCTCTTGAATTTGATCCGGAACACGAGCAAGCTTTATTGAATTCAGCGATATTGTTACAAGAACTAGGTCGCGAAGAATTGAGAAAAGTTGCTCGTGAACGGCTTCTCAAGTTGCTTAGAAAg GACCCCAACAACGAGCGTCTCCATTTCAATTTAGGAATGCTCGCAATGGATGATCATGATGTCGCAAGTGCCGAGAGATGGTTTAAAAATGCCGTTGCGCTTAAAGAAGACTTTAGATCGGCGCTATTTAATCTAGCGCTACTGCTTGCTGAAGAACAACGTCCACTTGAGGCAGTTATGTTTCTAAATCAGCTCGTTAGATTTCATCCAGATCATATCAAAGGTCTTATACTTCTTGGCGACATCTACATTAACAATCTCAAAGACTTCAATGCTGCagaaaat tgttacagaaaaattttgcagttagaCCCTAAAAACATTCAAGGCTTACACAATCTTTGCGTGGTTATGGTGGAACGAGGGCAGCTCTATCTATCAGCACAGTGCTTGGAAAAAGCTGCGGCAATGGCTCCGGAACAAGATTATATTCGTAAACATCTATCGATCGTTAAGTCTAGGTTAAATCGTCTTCCGCCGGAGCAACGTGATACGGGTGAAGTTTTCGATGATTCTTTTTTGAACG acaataataataataataataataataataataataataataataataataataataataataataataataataataaccgtaatagtaataataataataataatcttattAATGGTCCTAATAATATTAACGGACCATCAATTATTCCCAAACAAACACATGTCCATGGTAATATATTAAGCACAAAAGAAGAGAGACTGACTTAA